A segment of the Bradyrhizobium sp. CCBAU 53340 genome:
CTTGTAGCCGACGGCCTTCATGGCTTGTCTCCATCAGATGGCGTATTCGCATGCGCCCTAACTGTCGCCCTGGCTCCGATTTGGCAAGTACTGTACATTCGGGGATATAGTCCCTGTTTGGATACTATTGGGAAAACTACTTATGAAACGGCGCAATTTTGCCCGTCGTCCCGGGTGCTCGGTCGAGGCGACGCTGGACCTGATCGACGGCAAGTGGAAGGGCGTGATCCTCTACCACCTCCAGAGCGGCACCCAGCGCTTCGGCGAACTGCGCCGCATGATGCCCGGCATCACCCAGCGGATGCTGACCAAGCAGCTTCGCGCGCTGGAGGAGGACAAGCTCGTCACCCGCAAGGTCTATGCCGAGGTGCCGCCGCGGGTGGAATATTGCCTGTCCGAGCTCGGCGAGAGCCTGCGGCCGGTGATCGACATTCTCAAGGCCTGGGGCGAGAGCCACCAGCAGCGGCTGTCTTGCGCACCGCCACCGGTGGTCGTGAAGAAGCCGAAACGCGCGGCGTAGATATCCGGGAGCGGCGTGCCGCTGCCGGATCGATCGCTTCAGAACGCGACCTGCGTGCGCATCGCCACCGCGGTTCCCCACTGGATCAATTCGCCGCAACCGAATCCGTCCGCCATGAGGATGGAATATGATCAGCATCATGCCAATTCGCTGTCCTGGCGACTTGTCATTCCGCACGCAGAACTTGCATGCCGGAGGCGGCGGAACGGCCCGAATATTGCCGCCCGGCGCCCTTCTATTGGGGGGCGAACGCGCCTATATTCCGGCGTCTTTTCCAAGAGGTAGGAATGTTTCGATCGATCTCGACCGCCGTCCTCACGGCATTGTGCATAGCCCTTTCGGCCCACTTCAATCCGACCGCGGCGCAGGACCGTCGCGTGCCGTCGTCGCCGGCCGAACTGCGGCTGTCCTATGCGCCGATCGTGCAGCGGGTGCAGCCGGCGGTCGTCAACGTCTATGCCGCCAAGGTGGTGCAGAACCGCAACCCACTGCTGGACGACCCGATCTTCCGCCGCTTCTTCGGCGTGCCGGGCCAGCAGCAGGAGCAGGTGCAGCGATCGCTCGGCTCGGGTGTGATCGTTGATTCCTCCGGGCTCGTCGTCACCAACGTCCACGTCATCGAGGGCGCCGACCAGGTGAAGGTATCGCTGTCGGACAAGCGCGAGTTCGAGGCCGAGATCGTGCTGAAGGATTCCCGCAGCGATCTCGCGGTGCTGCGCCTGAAGGACACCAAGGAGAAGTTTCCGGCGCTCGAATTCACCAATTCGGACGAGCTGATGGTGGGCGACGTCGTGATGGCGATCGGCAATCCCTTCGGCGTCGGCCAGACCGTGACCCACGGCATCATCTCAGCGCTGGCGCGCACCCAGGTCGGCATCACCGATTACCAGTTCTTCATCCAGACCGATGCTGCGATCAATCCCGGCAATTCCGGCGGCGCGCTGGTCGACATGAACGGTCGGCTTGCCGGCATCAACACCGCGATCTATTCGCGCTCCGGCGGCTCGCAGGGCATCGGCTTTGCGATTCCGGCCAATATGGTGCGGGTCGTCGTCGCCTCCGCCAAGAGCGGCGGTACGGCGGTGAAGCGGCCGTGGCTCGGTGCGAAGCTCCAGGCGGTGACGCCCGAGATTGCCGAGAGCCTCGGCCTGCGCTCGCCGACCGGCGCGCTGGTCGCAAGCGTCGTGCCCAATGGTCCTGCGGCGAAGGCGGGGCTGAAATCCTCCGACCTCATCACCGGGATTGACGGCCAGGCCGTGGACGATCCCAACGCGTTCGATTACCGCTTCGCAACCCGTCCGATCGGCGGCACCGCGCAGATCGACGTGCAGCGCGGCAGCAAGCCGCTCAAGCTGACGATCGCGCTCGAGATTGCACCTGACACCGGCCGCAACGAGCTCGTCATCACCACGCGTTCGCCGTTCCAGGGCGCGAGGATCTCCACCATCACGCCAGCGGTGGCCGACGAGCTGCATCTCGATGTCGACACCGAGGGTGTCGTCGTCACCGATATCGGCGACGGTACGGCGGCGCAGAATGTCGGCTTCCAGAAGGGCGACATCATCCTGTCCGTGAACAGCCAGAAGATCGCCAAGACCAGCGACCTGGAGAAAGCCGCCAAGGAGCAGCCGCGGCTCTGGCGCATCGCGGTGGTGCGCGGCGGTCAGCAGATCAACGTCACGCTGGGCGGATGAGTCCGAAGCGACCACAGGAGACGCCAACTCTCTTTGCCGCGGCGGGGCTCGATCACGAGGCCCCGCATCCGCTGCCGGACCGGCTGCGGCCGCGTACGCTGTCGGAGGTCGTCGGGCAGGATCACATCCTCGGCCCCGACGGCGCGTTGACGCGCATGCTGGAGACGCGCACGCTTGGTTCGCTGGTGTTCTGGGGACCGCCCGGCACCGGCAAGACCACGGTGGCGCGGCTCTTGGCGGATGCGACGGACCTGCATTTCGAGCAGATCTCGGCGGTGTTCTCCGGCGTTGCCGATTTGAAGAAGGCATTCGATGCCGCGCGTGCCCGCCGCGAGATGGGCAAGGGCACGCTGCTGTTCGTCGACGAGGTGCATCGCTTCAACCGCGCGCAGCAGGATTCGTTTCTGCCCGTGATGGAAGACGGCACCGTCGTCATGGTCGGCGCCACCACGGAAAACCCGTCCTTCGAGCTCAACGCGGCGCTTTTGTCTCGCGCGCGCGTTCTGGTGTTTCGTTCGCTCGATGCTGCTGCGATCGAGAAGCTGTTCGCGCATGCGGAGGCGGTCGAGGGCAAGAAGCTGCCGCTCGATGCGGAAGCGCGCGCAGTGCTGGTGCGTATGGCCGACGGCGATGGCCGCGCCTCGCTGACGCTTGCGGAAGAGGTCTGGCGTTCCGCACGCGCGGACGAGATATTTAACGCCGCTCAGTTGCAGGACATTTTGCAACGCCGCGCGCCGATCTACGACAAGTCGGCCGACGGCCATTACAACCTGATCTCGGCGCTGCATAAGTCGGTGCGCGGCTCCGATCCGGATGCGGCGCTGTATTATCTCGCGCGCATGCTGGATGCCGGCGAGGATCCGCTGTTCCTGGCGCGCCGCGTCGTGCGCATGGCGGTGGAGGACATCGGCCTTGCCGATCCACAGGCGCTCGTCATCGCCAATGCGGCGAAGGACGCCTTCGACTTCCTCGGCCATCCCGAAGGCGAGCTCGCGATCGCGCAGGCCGTCGTCTACCTCGCCACCGCACCGAAATCGAACGCGGTCTACACGGCGTTCGGCTCGGCAATGCAGGTGGCAAAGCAGGCCGGCTCGCTGCTGCCGCCGAAGCACATCCTGAATTCGCCGACCAAGCTGATGAAGTCGGAAGGCTACGGCGCAGCTTACGAATACGACCACGACGCCCCCGACGCCTTCTCCGGCCAGGACTACTTCCCGGAAGCCCTCGGCCGCCAGACCTTCTACGACCCGCCCGAGCGTGGCTTCGAGCGGGAGATCAGAAAGCGGCTGGATTATTGGGCGAAGCTGCGGAAGGAACGGGGTGGCTCGGGCTAGAGGTGGCCATTTCACCGTGACGAAAGGCTGCTTTTAGGGTACGCAGGCAGCCATGAGCCGCCGCATCAAAAGAACCAATCAAGAGCCCCGTTCGCGCGATGAGCGCAAGGAATCGCGCCCGTTCAAGGCGCGTAGCGCGAAGAAGGCCGGGCCGCGTCCGGGCGGCAAGCCCGGCGGGAAGCCGCCGCGCTTTGCGGGCGAGCGCGCCGAGCGGCGTCCGCCTAGGGCCAAGCTGGAGAGGGCGGAAGCGGAAAGGGCCGCACCCGAAAAGTCCGTCGAGACGCTGCTGCCGACCAAGGTGCAGACGGTCATCGTCACGGCCGACGAGAACAACATGCGTGTCGATCGTTTCCTCGAGGCGCGCTTTCCCGGCCTGTCGTTCTCCCATATCCAGCGCGTCGTCCGCAAAGGCGAGCTGCGCGTCGACGGCAAGCGCGTCGACAGCAAGGACCGGCTGGAGGAGGGGCAGAGCGTCCGTATTCCGCCGCTGAAGCTGGATGCGCCGAAGGTCGTCGGCGAGCTCTCGGAAGCCGCGCAGAAGACGCTCAAGGCGCTCAAGGAGATGACGATCTACGAGGACGACGACGTCCTCGTGCTGAACAAGCCCGCCGGTCTTGCCGTGCAGGGCGGCTCGGGCATGACGCGCCACATCGACCAGATGCTGGAGGTGATGCGCGATTCCAAGGGTCAGAAGCCGCGCCTCGTGCACCGCATCGATCGCGAGACCTCGGGTTGCCTGTTGATTGCGAAGACACGCTTTGCCGCCTCGCATCTGACCGGCGCGTTCCGCTCGCGCTCGGCGCGCAAGGTCTATTGGGCGCTGGTGCCGGGGCTCCCGAAGCCGAAGCAGGGCCGCATCTCGACCTTCCTTGCCAAGGAGGAGAGCGAGGACGACACCATCATGCGGATCGCGCAACATGGCGATGAGGGCGCGAGCCACGCGGTAACCTACTACGCGGTGGTCGAGACCGCCGGCAACAAGCTGACCTGGGTGTCGCTGAAGCCGGTGACGGGCCGCACGCACCAGCTTCGCGCCCACATGGCCCATATCGGCCATCCCATCGTCGGCGATCCCAAATATTTCAACATCGAGAACTGGCAGCTCCCGGGCGGCCTGCAGAACCGCCTGCATCTCTTGGCGCGCCGCATCGTGATCCCGCATCCACGCGGTGGCGTGATCGACGCCACCGCGCCGCTGCCGCCGCACATGCAGCAGTCGTGGAATCTGCTCGGGCTCGATGCAAGCCGGTTCGATCCGATCGAGAATGCGCCGGAGGAGTAGGGAGGCAGTCAATCTCTCGGTATCGTCCCGGCGAAGGCCGGGACCCATCACCGCGGAATCTATCGGTAGAGTGCCATCTTCGTATCGGCGAACGAAGCCAACTGCTGGTCTTCGCCAAACGTCTGCTGCGGAGTATGGGTCCCGGCCTTCGCCGGGACGACACCCGAGGATTTGGCTGACAATTACAGCTCCCTCAATTCCGAAACTGCTCCAGAAACATCCGCAAACTGTCATGCGGGCTCTCGACGTCAGCGATCAGCCAACCTTCGGGCCCGCTGACCAGAATGAAGTTCAGCGCGACCTTTCGGCCGCGATTGTCGAAACTCGCCGCGACATAGGTCTTGTCGTAGTGTTTGCGGATGATTGCGATCGTAACAGGGCCGAGCTTCCAGCTCGGGCTCTGCACCAGGAAATCATAGGGCTCGGTCCGCGGCCCGCTCCAGGCCTTGCGCAAGGAGGGATCGAAGAATTGCCGGGCCGTCGCATCATCCCGGGGCAGGCCCTTGGACAGTTCCGGCGCACCCTCGCCGTAATAGGCATAGACGTTGCGGACGAGCGATTCCGGGGTGCGAAAGCCGGCCTCGGCCGCAGCCGGCCAAAGCCCGGTGAACAGGGCCACAATGCCCGCAAGTTCCTTCATGCCCGCCGCTCGCTTTATCGGCCACAGGTCTTATCTTAAAAGCCGATCCTATTTTGAAAACTTGCATTCAGCGACCGGGACCGAAAACTCACATGCGCGAATTGTTCGAAGAAGCCGCTGGCCAACCTCCGCCGGATCCCAGGGAATCAGCGCGCGCGTCGGCGCGGACGCCGCTGCGCAAGCGCTTCTACAAGGAAGCCGGTGTCGCTGAGGTTGACGGCGGCTTTGCTATCACCCTTGACGGCAGGCCGATCCGCACGCCCTCCGCCCGCCAGGTGGTGCTTCCTTCGCAGACGCTCGCCGATGCCGTGGCCGCGGAATGGGCCGCGCAGGGCGAGGCGATCGATCCGGTGACCATGCCCCTGACGCGGATTGCCAACAGCGTGGTCGAGGGCGTGGTCGACCGCGTCGAGCTCGTGACTGATGACCTCGCCAAATACTTCGAGACCGACCTGCTGTTTTATCGCGCCGGCCATCCCGAAGGGCTGGTCGCCCGCGAGGCCGCGCATTGGGACCCCGTGCTGTTCTGGGCTGCTAACACGCTTGGGGCACACTTCATCCTCTCTGAAGGCATCATGCATGTGAAACAGCCGGACGAGGCCGTCCAGGCCGCCCGCGCCGCGCTGCCTGATGATCCCTGGTCCGTGGCCGCCCTCCACATGGTGACGACCCTGACCGGATCGGCGCTGCTGGCGCTGGCGCTGGCCCATGGCGTGCGCGACGCCGACCAGGTCTGGTCTGCCGCCCATGTCGACGAGGACTGGAACGTCGATCAATGGGGCGTGGACGAGGAGGCGGCCGCTCGCAGGGCCACCCGCCTCAGGGATTTCCAGGCCGCCGTGACGGTCTTGGCGGCCGTGAATCCGGCCGCGGCCAAAGGTCCTTAACGAGAGGTTTACGAGGGCACCTTAGGGTGGGACCAGCGTTCCCTGGGCCTTCCGAGATGCCGACGCCAGTTACTTCGATCCTTCCGGTCAGTGCCGCCAGCCCCGTGGCTGATGCGGCGACGCCGGATCTTGTGCTGCAGGCCGGCAGCGTGGTCGATGCCCGGGTCGTCAGCCTGCTTGCCGACAATCTGGTGCGGATTGCGATCGCCAACCTCTCGATGGACGTGATGTCCGAGGTGTCGCTGACCCCGGGGCAAAATCTCCAGCTTGCGGTATCGCAGAACGACGGCACCATCAGGCTTGCCGTCGTGGGCGGGGCAGGCGAGGCGAGCGCCGATCAGGTCACGCTGACACCGACGGCAGCCTCGCTGGTCGACAGCCCCTCGCTCGCGCCATCCGCGCCCGCAGTCCGCAATCCCCTGACGCCGGCCGAGCAGGTCGCCGTCACGGTCGCCTCGGCCGAGGCCGTGACCAGACAGGGCAGTCAGGCACCGCTGTTCGCCAATCTCGCCTCCGTTGTGACCGGCAGCGATCTGCCCGAGGGCCTGAAGCAGGCCGTGCTGGACGTGCTGGCGCAACAGACGCCGCTCGACACCGCACTCGATGGCGGCGACATCGAATCCGCCTTCCAGAAGTCGGGCCTGTTTCTCGAGGCTTCGCTCGCCTCGGGCACGCCGCAGCCGTCAGGCGCGATGCCGGATCTGAAGGCGGCGCTGCTCGTGCTGCGCCAGACATTGTCGGCGACGTCTGGCACGCTCGAGACCGGCGCGCCACGGACGCCGGTGCAAACCGCCGCGCCACCGC
Coding sequences within it:
- a CDS encoding helix-turn-helix domain-containing protein, which encodes MKRRNFARRPGCSVEATLDLIDGKWKGVILYHLQSGTQRFGELRRMMPGITQRMLTKQLRALEEDKLVTRKVYAEVPPRVEYCLSELGESLRPVIDILKAWGESHQQRLSCAPPPVVVKKPKRAA
- a CDS encoding DegQ family serine endoprotease — encoded protein: MFRSISTAVLTALCIALSAHFNPTAAQDRRVPSSPAELRLSYAPIVQRVQPAVVNVYAAKVVQNRNPLLDDPIFRRFFGVPGQQQEQVQRSLGSGVIVDSSGLVVTNVHVIEGADQVKVSLSDKREFEAEIVLKDSRSDLAVLRLKDTKEKFPALEFTNSDELMVGDVVMAIGNPFGVGQTVTHGIISALARTQVGITDYQFFIQTDAAINPGNSGGALVDMNGRLAGINTAIYSRSGGSQGIGFAIPANMVRVVVASAKSGGTAVKRPWLGAKLQAVTPEIAESLGLRSPTGALVASVVPNGPAAKAGLKSSDLITGIDGQAVDDPNAFDYRFATRPIGGTAQIDVQRGSKPLKLTIALEIAPDTGRNELVITTRSPFQGARISTITPAVADELHLDVDTEGVVVTDIGDGTAAQNVGFQKGDIILSVNSQKIAKTSDLEKAAKEQPRLWRIAVVRGGQQINVTLGG
- a CDS encoding replication-associated recombination protein A, translating into MSPKRPQETPTLFAAAGLDHEAPHPLPDRLRPRTLSEVVGQDHILGPDGALTRMLETRTLGSLVFWGPPGTGKTTVARLLADATDLHFEQISAVFSGVADLKKAFDAARARREMGKGTLLFVDEVHRFNRAQQDSFLPVMEDGTVVMVGATTENPSFELNAALLSRARVLVFRSLDAAAIEKLFAHAEAVEGKKLPLDAEARAVLVRMADGDGRASLTLAEEVWRSARADEIFNAAQLQDILQRRAPIYDKSADGHYNLISALHKSVRGSDPDAALYYLARMLDAGEDPLFLARRVVRMAVEDIGLADPQALVIANAAKDAFDFLGHPEGELAIAQAVVYLATAPKSNAVYTAFGSAMQVAKQAGSLLPPKHILNSPTKLMKSEGYGAAYEYDHDAPDAFSGQDYFPEALGRQTFYDPPERGFEREIRKRLDYWAKLRKERGGSG
- a CDS encoding RluA family pseudouridine synthase, coding for MSRRIKRTNQEPRSRDERKESRPFKARSAKKAGPRPGGKPGGKPPRFAGERAERRPPRAKLERAEAERAAPEKSVETLLPTKVQTVIVTADENNMRVDRFLEARFPGLSFSHIQRVVRKGELRVDGKRVDSKDRLEEGQSVRIPPLKLDAPKVVGELSEAAQKTLKALKEMTIYEDDDVLVLNKPAGLAVQGGSGMTRHIDQMLEVMRDSKGQKPRLVHRIDRETSGCLLIAKTRFAASHLTGAFRSRSARKVYWALVPGLPKPKQGRISTFLAKEESEDDTIMRIAQHGDEGASHAVTYYAVVETAGNKLTWVSLKPVTGRTHQLRAHMAHIGHPIVGDPKYFNIENWQLPGGLQNRLHLLARRIVIPHPRGGVIDATAPLPPHMQQSWNLLGLDASRFDPIENAPEE
- a CDS encoding ATP12 family chaperone protein; translated protein: MRELFEEAAGQPPPDPRESARASARTPLRKRFYKEAGVAEVDGGFAITLDGRPIRTPSARQVVLPSQTLADAVAAEWAAQGEAIDPVTMPLTRIANSVVEGVVDRVELVTDDLAKYFETDLLFYRAGHPEGLVAREAAHWDPVLFWAANTLGAHFILSEGIMHVKQPDEAVQAARAALPDDPWSVAALHMVTTLTGSALLALALAHGVRDADQVWSAAHVDEDWNVDQWGVDEEAAARRATRLRDFQAAVTVLAAVNPAAAKGP